One stretch of Paraburkholderia fungorum DNA includes these proteins:
- a CDS encoding DUF3717 domain-containing protein, with amino-acid sequence MSEITIHELEAAINFWRARSPSSGDELVLCKEASALSKPYALLIVQRQQTLSPDRLDGFARQAWEVYVSLKNSL; translated from the coding sequence ATGTCCGAAATAACCATCCACGAACTGGAAGCCGCGATCAACTTCTGGCGCGCCCGCTCACCTTCAAGCGGTGACGAACTCGTTCTGTGCAAGGAGGCAAGCGCGCTCTCCAAGCCGTATGCGCTGCTGATTGTACAGCGTCAGCAGACGCTATCACCGGATCGTTTAGACGGGTTTGCCAGGCAAGCGTGGGAAGTTTACGTAAGCCTTAAGAATAGCCTGTAG
- a CDS encoding response regulator produces MRLLLIEDDRPIARGIQSSLEQAGFTVDMVHDGIFAEQALTQNRHELVILDLGLPGIDGMTLLSRFRQSNRHTPVIILTARDELNDRVQGLNSGADDYMLKPFEPTELEARIRAVMRRSGPHGDMPRPEVSLGGVRLSGVDRRIFNDDKPLELSPREFAVLEMLLLRHGRVVSKAQLQDHLTHFGGDLGDTAIEVYVHRVRKKLESCRVEIVTVRGFGYLLQEIRQAA; encoded by the coding sequence ATGCGACTCCTTCTGATCGAAGATGACCGCCCCATCGCACGCGGCATCCAAAGCAGTCTCGAACAAGCCGGCTTCACCGTCGACATGGTCCACGACGGCATTTTCGCCGAGCAGGCCCTCACGCAAAACCGCCATGAGCTGGTGATTCTCGATCTGGGCTTGCCCGGTATCGACGGCATGACGTTGCTCTCGCGTTTCCGCCAGAGCAATCGCCATACGCCGGTCATCATCCTCACCGCGCGCGACGAGTTGAACGACCGTGTCCAGGGCCTGAATTCCGGTGCCGACGACTACATGCTAAAGCCGTTCGAACCCACCGAACTCGAAGCACGCATTCGCGCCGTGATGCGCCGCAGCGGTCCGCACGGCGACATGCCGCGTCCGGAAGTGTCGCTGGGCGGTGTGCGTCTGTCGGGCGTCGATCGCCGCATTTTCAACGACGACAAGCCGCTCGAATTGTCGCCGCGCGAATTCGCGGTGCTCGAAATGCTGTTGTTGCGCCATGGCCGCGTGGTCAGCAAGGCGCAACTGCAAGACCATCTGACGCATTTCGGCGGCGATCTCGGCGACACCGCGATCGAAGTCTACGTGCACCGGGTGCGTAAAAAGCTCGAAAGCTGCCGTGTGGAAATCGTCACGGTGCGTGGCTTCGGTTATCTGTTGCAGGAAATCCGTCAAGCCGCATAA
- a CDS encoding sensor histidine kinase, with the protein MPQPAANSLRRTLLRRLAAPLSLLALMSGLIAYWLAWQYTQHVVDRSLADLATAISKQIQIAGPDAKVTVPPLAQAMFSDPVEQLVYRISNGESEIAGDSSLPLQGTSVRRMHYAYVFETEHQGTTVRVAQVRVDQPMGNPIVIEVGQPVHHRFRIAAEFLVAIMMPLLLLLLAGWVIVWRVVNQQLNPLTDLADSLNRQTHTSLEPVDETYVPVEIRPLTGALNALLDRLKTALDGQRKFIADAAHQLRTPLTAVKLHAEQAATARDPQQTLVAVRELRAAADRAVRLSNQLLSLARAEPGEQAARFVNVDMSALAFDTGAEWVPRALSFHVDLGFQRLDDPANDHPLMARGNPVLLHEVIANLLDNALKYVPPSRFDGGRITVTVSQTVIDDVRMAEIIVEDNGPGVPRAQQADLFKRFFRGDGQAEAGVDSGAGLGLAIVHDIMVLHRGSVHYEDAPEGGARFIVRIPLLPASVQSEPARIDAPRPAKKSAHSAPVDI; encoded by the coding sequence ATGCCCCAGCCGGCCGCCAATAGTCTGCGCCGCACGCTGCTGCGGCGCCTCGCTGCACCCCTTTCGCTGCTCGCGCTGATGAGCGGCCTGATCGCTTACTGGCTGGCGTGGCAATACACGCAGCATGTCGTCGACCGCTCGCTCGCCGACCTCGCCACCGCGATTTCCAAGCAGATCCAGATTGCCGGTCCCGATGCCAAAGTGACCGTGCCACCGCTCGCGCAAGCCATGTTCTCCGATCCGGTCGAACAACTCGTCTACCGGATCAGCAACGGCGAATCCGAAATTGCCGGCGACTCCAGTCTGCCGCTGCAAGGCACCAGCGTGCGTCGTATGCATTACGCGTACGTGTTCGAGACCGAGCATCAGGGTACGACCGTGCGAGTCGCGCAGGTGCGGGTCGATCAGCCCATGGGCAACCCGATCGTGATCGAAGTCGGTCAGCCGGTGCATCACCGGTTTCGAATCGCCGCCGAGTTCCTCGTCGCGATCATGATGCCGCTGCTGCTTCTGCTGCTGGCGGGCTGGGTGATCGTGTGGCGCGTCGTCAACCAGCAGCTCAATCCGCTGACCGATCTCGCGGATTCGCTGAACCGGCAAACTCACACATCGCTCGAACCGGTCGATGAAACCTACGTGCCAGTCGAAATCCGGCCGCTTACGGGCGCGCTGAACGCGCTGCTCGATCGGTTGAAAACCGCGCTCGACGGCCAGCGCAAATTCATCGCCGATGCCGCGCATCAACTCCGTACGCCGCTGACCGCCGTCAAGCTGCATGCCGAACAGGCGGCCACTGCGCGCGATCCGCAGCAGACCCTCGTGGCGGTGCGCGAGCTGCGGGCGGCGGCCGACCGCGCGGTGCGTCTGTCGAATCAGTTGTTGTCGCTGGCACGCGCCGAGCCGGGCGAACAGGCTGCGCGCTTCGTCAATGTGGACATGTCCGCGCTCGCGTTCGACACCGGCGCGGAATGGGTGCCGCGCGCATTGTCATTCCATGTCGACCTCGGTTTCCAGCGGCTCGACGACCCGGCCAACGATCATCCGCTGATGGCGCGGGGCAATCCTGTGCTGCTGCACGAAGTGATCGCCAATCTGCTGGATAACGCGTTGAAGTATGTGCCGCCGTCGCGCTTCGACGGCGGGCGCATCACGGTGACGGTGTCGCAAACGGTCATCGACGATGTGCGCATGGCAGAGATCATCGTGGAAGACAACGGGCCGGGCGTGCCGCGCGCTCAGCAGGCGGATCTGTTCAAGCGGTTTTTCCGCGGCGACGGTCAGGCCGAAGCCGGCGTGGATAGCGGTGCCGGTCTGGGACTCGCGATCGTCCACGACATCATGGTGCTGCATCGCGGCAGCGTGCATTACGAAGATGCGCCGGAAGGCGGCGCACGCTTCATCGTGCGTATTCCGTTGCTACCGGCAAGCGTTCAGAGCGAGCCTGCGCGAATCGACGCCCCGCGACCGGCAAAAAAATCGGCGCACTCGGCGCCGGTGGATATCTAA
- a CDS encoding SET domain-containing protein has translation MSSRRIAVRRSGVHGKGVFALEPIAAGERLIEYKGERISWKEALRRHPHNPAEPNHTFYFALDSGKVIDGKVDGNSARWINHSCAPNCEAEEIDGHVYVHALRDIAEGEEVFYDYGLVIDARQTKKLKKEYECRCGARKCRGTMLAPPEKEKGEGKAGKSAKKAKVSEAKTSAKKAKKK, from the coding sequence ATGAGTTCACGCAGGATCGCCGTGCGCCGTTCGGGTGTGCACGGCAAAGGCGTGTTTGCCCTCGAACCGATTGCGGCCGGCGAACGGCTGATCGAATACAAAGGCGAGCGGATCTCCTGGAAAGAAGCATTGCGCCGCCATCCGCACAATCCGGCCGAACCGAATCACACGTTCTACTTTGCGCTGGATAGCGGCAAGGTGATCGACGGCAAAGTGGACGGCAACAGTGCGCGCTGGATCAACCACTCGTGCGCGCCGAACTGCGAAGCCGAGGAAATCGACGGTCACGTGTACGTGCATGCGTTGCGCGATATCGCCGAGGGCGAGGAAGTCTTTTACGACTACGGCCTCGTGATCGACGCGCGTCAAACGAAAAAGCTGAAGAAGGAATACGAATGCCGTTGCGGCGCGCGCAAGTGCCGCGGCACGATGCTGGCGCCGCCGGAGAAAGAGAAGGGCGAGGGGAAAGCCGGAAAGTCGGCGAAGAAAGCCAAGGTGTCGGAAGCCAAAACGTCGGCGAAAAAGGCAAAGAAGAAGTGA
- a CDS encoding NADH:flavin oxidoreductase/NADH oxidase gives MSALFSSLTLRSVTLPNRIVVSPMCQYSAERGEATAWHMIHLGSLALSGAGLLCIEATSVEPDGRITPGDLGLWDDATEAALVPVLAAIRKHSSIKVAMQLSHAGRKASSHVPWEGGQLIPVSQGGWLPHAPSALPHKAGEEPPLALDTAGLNRIREAFAASARRAARIGIDAVEVHAAHGYLLHQFLSPIANQRDDDYGGSLENRMRFPLEIFDIVRAAFPADKPVGVRVSATDWVEGGWTLADTIAFSQELKKRGCDWIDVSSGGVSPLQKIPLEPGYQIPFAKAVKQATGLTTIGVGLITDPLHAEQLIEAGDADLIALARALLYNPRWPWHAAAQLGATVEAPPQYWRSQPREQKALFGDISFGQR, from the coding sequence ATGAGCGCGCTTTTCTCTTCGCTCACGCTGCGTAGCGTGACGCTTCCCAATCGTATCGTCGTATCCCCGATGTGCCAGTATTCCGCCGAACGCGGTGAGGCCACGGCATGGCACATGATCCACCTCGGCAGTCTCGCGTTGTCGGGTGCTGGACTGCTGTGCATCGAGGCGACCTCGGTCGAGCCGGACGGCCGCATCACCCCCGGCGATCTCGGTTTGTGGGATGACGCGACCGAAGCCGCGCTCGTGCCCGTACTGGCCGCGATCCGCAAACATTCGTCGATCAAGGTGGCGATGCAGTTGTCGCACGCGGGGCGCAAGGCGTCGAGCCACGTGCCTTGGGAAGGCGGTCAGCTGATTCCGGTGTCGCAGGGTGGCTGGTTGCCGCACGCGCCGTCTGCGTTGCCGCATAAGGCCGGTGAGGAGCCGCCGCTTGCGCTCGATACCGCCGGGCTGAACCGGATCCGCGAGGCGTTTGCGGCGTCTGCACGACGCGCTGCGCGCATCGGCATCGACGCTGTAGAAGTGCATGCCGCGCACGGCTATCTGCTGCATCAATTCCTGTCGCCGATCGCCAATCAGCGCGACGACGATTACGGCGGCTCGCTCGAAAATCGTATGCGTTTTCCGCTCGAAATATTCGATATCGTGCGCGCTGCATTTCCCGCCGACAAACCGGTCGGCGTGCGCGTGTCGGCAACCGATTGGGTCGAAGGCGGCTGGACGCTTGCGGACACCATCGCGTTTTCGCAGGAGCTGAAAAAACGCGGCTGCGACTGGATTGATGTGTCGTCGGGCGGTGTATCGCCGTTGCAGAAAATCCCGCTTGAACCCGGCTATCAGATCCCGTTTGCGAAGGCGGTCAAACAGGCAACCGGGCTGACCACGATTGGCGTCGGCCTGATCACCGATCCGCTGCATGCCGAGCAACTGATCGAAGCGGGCGACGCCGATCTGATCGCGCTGGCTCGCGCGTTGCTGTACAACCCGCGCTGGCCGTGGCACGCCGCAGCGCAACTCGGCGCAACGGTCGAAGCGCCGCCGCAATACTGGCGTTCGCAGCCGCGCGAGCAAAAAGCGCTGTTCGGCGATATTTCGTTCGGACAACGTTGA
- a CDS encoding glutamine amidotransferase → MNREVLAIRHVHFEDLGSLELVLGERGRPVRYLDVGFARIEAPNPVAASLMVVLGGPISATDDALYPTLVPLLSMIEKRIAAGLPTLGICLGAQLVARALGARVYPAGHTEIGWTPLTLTDAGRASPVRHLDGAHTSMLHWHGDTFDLPDQATRLASTPACENQAFAWGDHVLGLQCHPEIRTDRFEPWLIGNAGELAGHGIDARQLRAETAQFGPALETATRKMFAEWLDQVEAKSGSPTP, encoded by the coding sequence ATGAATCGCGAAGTTCTCGCCATTCGCCATGTGCACTTCGAGGATCTGGGTAGTCTCGAACTGGTGCTCGGCGAGCGCGGGCGTCCCGTGCGCTATCTCGATGTTGGTTTCGCCCGCATCGAGGCGCCGAACCCGGTCGCAGCATCGCTGATGGTGGTACTTGGCGGTCCGATCAGCGCAACCGACGACGCGCTATATCCCACGCTCGTGCCGTTGCTCTCAATGATCGAGAAGCGCATAGCGGCAGGGTTGCCGACGCTCGGCATCTGCCTCGGCGCGCAGCTTGTCGCGCGTGCGCTCGGCGCACGGGTTTATCCCGCAGGACATACCGAAATCGGCTGGACGCCGCTCACGCTGACCGATGCCGGCCGCGCTTCGCCGGTGCGTCATCTCGACGGCGCGCATACGTCCATGCTGCATTGGCACGGCGACACTTTCGATCTGCCCGACCAGGCTACCCGTCTCGCGTCGACCCCCGCCTGCGAAAACCAGGCGTTTGCGTGGGGCGATCACGTACTGGGTTTGCAGTGTCATCCAGAGATTCGGACCGACCGGTTCGAACCCTGGCTGATCGGCAATGCGGGAGAGCTCGCCGGCCACGGTATCGATGCACGGCAGTTGCGTGCCGAGACCGCGCAATTCGGTCCGGCGCTCGAAACCGCGACCCGCAAGATGTTTGCCGAATGGCTCGATCAGGTGGAAGCGAAATCGGGCAGCCCGACGCCTTGA
- a CDS encoding MarR family winged helix-turn-helix transcriptional regulator, whose protein sequence is MSEGVYGEQATGRVTHSLLRLSTAMRSQAWEWAEGAGLTPTQGEILVLLMQRKGPMRLGEIARETALTAATTSDAVSTLETKGLVEKRRALDDGRALAVRLTARGRTAAKRAAQWPDFLSKAVGTLREDEQAVFYRTLLKTIHQLEAQSQIPPHRMCLSCSHFEPSKNPKKTPHQCALLGLKMSDTNLRLDCSVYEVADVATQKKTWKIFAQ, encoded by the coding sequence ATGAGCGAAGGCGTATACGGAGAACAGGCAACCGGGCGAGTGACCCACAGCCTATTGCGATTGAGCACGGCAATGCGGAGCCAGGCCTGGGAATGGGCCGAAGGCGCGGGTCTCACGCCGACTCAGGGCGAAATCCTGGTCTTGTTGATGCAACGCAAAGGCCCGATGCGCCTTGGCGAAATCGCCCGTGAAACGGCTTTGACTGCCGCGACCACCAGCGACGCGGTCAGCACGCTCGAAACCAAAGGTCTGGTCGAAAAGCGCCGCGCGCTCGACGACGGCCGCGCTCTGGCAGTTCGCCTGACCGCACGTGGCCGCACGGCTGCGAAGCGCGCTGCGCAATGGCCGGACTTTTTGTCCAAGGCTGTCGGCACGTTGCGTGAAGATGAGCAGGCGGTGTTCTACCGCACGCTGCTCAAAACCATCCATCAGCTGGAAGCACAGAGCCAGATTCCGCCGCACCGCATGTGCCTGAGCTGCTCGCACTTCGAACCGAGCAAGAATCCGAAAAAGACGCCGCATCAATGCGCGCTGCTTGGTCTGAAGATGTCGGACACGAATCTGCGTCTCGACTGCTCGGTGTACGAAGTTGCCGACGTCGCTACCCAGAAGAAGACCTGGAAGATCTTCGCGCAGTAA
- a CDS encoding YbdK family carboxylate-amine ligase: protein MSLEPFIDSKPFTFGVELEMQIVNTHDYDLTKAGSDLMRLIKDEKIPGNITPEITESMIELSTGICTTHEQAVTDLRKIRDTLVSAADHLNVGLCGGGTHPFQQWSERQIVDTPRFQYLSELYGYLAKQFTVFGQHVHIGCPNPNSALYLLHSMSRFIPHFIALSASSPFVQGVDTGFHSARLNSVFAFPLSGRAPFVLTWDSFEEYFSKMVHTGVVNSMKDFYWDIRPKPGFGTIEVRVMDTPFSVDRAAAIACYIQTLARHLLLDKPITPKEDDYLVYTFNRFEACRFGLAGTCINPQTGERKTISEDILETLDLIAPHAEALGSGNALAEIGAIARGQVNDATWLRSVFSQEKSLHEAVRQQCLQWRA, encoded by the coding sequence ATGTCACTCGAACCCTTCATCGATTCGAAGCCGTTTACGTTCGGCGTCGAACTCGAAATGCAGATCGTCAATACGCATGACTATGATCTGACCAAAGCCGGCTCGGATTTGATGCGTCTGATCAAGGACGAAAAAATCCCCGGCAACATCACGCCGGAAATCACCGAAAGCATGATCGAGCTGTCGACGGGTATCTGCACGACGCACGAGCAGGCCGTCACCGATTTGCGCAAGATTCGCGACACGCTGGTGTCGGCTGCCGATCATCTGAACGTCGGTTTGTGCGGCGGCGGCACGCATCCGTTCCAGCAATGGAGCGAGCGGCAGATCGTCGATACACCGCGTTTTCAGTACCTGTCCGAGTTGTACGGCTATCTGGCGAAGCAGTTCACGGTGTTTGGCCAGCACGTTCACATCGGTTGCCCGAATCCGAACAGCGCGCTGTATCTGCTGCATTCGATGTCGCGCTTCATTCCGCATTTCATCGCGCTGTCTGCGTCGTCGCCGTTCGTGCAGGGCGTGGACACCGGCTTTCATTCGGCACGACTGAATTCCGTATTCGCGTTTCCGCTTTCGGGCCGTGCGCCGTTCGTGCTGACGTGGGACAGTTTCGAGGAATATTTCTCGAAGATGGTCCACACGGGCGTGGTCAACAGCATGAAAGATTTTTACTGGGACATCCGGCCGAAGCCCGGTTTCGGCACGATCGAAGTGCGCGTGATGGACACGCCGTTTTCCGTGGATCGCGCGGCCGCCATTGCGTGCTACATCCAGACACTTGCACGGCATCTGCTGCTCGACAAACCGATCACGCCGAAGGAAGACGACTATCTGGTCTACACGTTCAACCGTTTCGAAGCATGCCGATTCGGTCTCGCCGGGACCTGCATCAACCCGCAAACGGGCGAACGAAAAACAATTTCCGAGGACATCCTCGAAACGCTCGACCTCATCGCGCCGCATGCGGAAGCGTTGGGTTCGGGCAATGCGCTGGCCGAGATCGGTGCGATCGCCCGCGGACAGGTGAATGACGCAACGTGGTTGCGCAGCGTCTTCAGCCAGGAAAAGTCCTTGCACGAAGCGGTGCGGCAGCAATGTCTGCAATGGCGGGCGTAG
- a CDS encoding cation:proton antiporter — protein MNSAFSFFPAWPLSPDAIFWAGLALLAAGLCGELCYRAWRLPRISGYAVIGLIAGSAGFGVIDAESARAARPLLDVALGLLLFELGSRLDLRWIRRNPWLILSSVAEATLTFALVLPVLLFLKVPLMVATVLAAIAMATSPAMMIQLKTELRAEGQVTQRLLTLTALNSMYAVVIEKLVSSWLHQEVYGNVFATILQPLYLLAGSLVLAYLLARTCTFFYRRLNMQDEHSFVALFGLVLLAIAVAHLFKLSTILALLAAGIIVKNHEARPQLWPQHFGTAGWLLTVILFVLTLTSFEWKDIALGGVAALGLIVARLVAKLVGVLAFAKPSGLNWKQGVALGLSLSPMSALAYLLVDDTYNLYPNFDPQLRAIVMCSIFVLQILGPWLVYRSLAVVAERREE, from the coding sequence ATGAATTCGGCGTTTTCATTTTTTCCAGCCTGGCCGCTTTCACCCGACGCCATTTTTTGGGCTGGTCTCGCGTTGCTGGCCGCCGGTTTGTGCGGTGAACTTTGTTATCGCGCGTGGCGTTTACCGCGCATCTCCGGCTACGCAGTGATTGGCCTGATAGCAGGCTCTGCGGGTTTTGGCGTGATCGATGCGGAATCAGCGCGCGCAGCGCGGCCGCTGCTCGATGTCGCGCTCGGTTTACTGTTATTCGAATTGGGTAGCCGGCTCGATTTGCGCTGGATTCGCCGCAATCCCTGGCTGATTCTTTCTAGTGTCGCGGAAGCCACGCTGACCTTCGCGCTGGTTCTTCCGGTTTTGCTGTTTCTGAAAGTGCCGCTGATGGTGGCCACCGTGCTCGCCGCGATCGCCATGGCCACGTCGCCGGCGATGATGATCCAGTTGAAAACCGAGTTGCGCGCGGAAGGGCAGGTCACGCAGCGTTTACTTACGCTCACCGCGCTGAACAGCATGTATGCGGTGGTGATCGAAAAGCTCGTGTCGAGCTGGCTGCATCAGGAGGTTTACGGCAACGTTTTCGCAACTATCCTGCAGCCGCTTTATCTGCTGGCCGGCTCGCTCGTGCTTGCGTATCTGCTGGCGCGCACCTGCACGTTTTTCTATCGACGCCTGAACATGCAGGACGAGCATTCGTTCGTTGCACTGTTCGGTCTCGTGTTGCTGGCGATTGCGGTCGCGCATCTGTTCAAGCTGTCGACCATTCTGGCGCTACTCGCTGCCGGCATCATCGTGAAAAATCATGAGGCGCGTCCGCAGTTGTGGCCGCAGCATTTCGGCACGGCCGGCTGGCTGCTGACCGTGATTCTGTTTGTGCTCACGCTGACTTCGTTCGAATGGAAAGACATCGCGCTTGGCGGTGTCGCGGCGCTGGGTCTGATCGTTGCTCGGCTGGTGGCGAAACTCGTCGGCGTGCTGGCATTTGCCAAACCGAGCGGATTGAACTGGAAGCAGGGGGTCGCGCTCGGTTTGTCGTTGTCGCCGATGTCGGCGCTCGCGTATCTGCTGGTGGACGACACTTACAACCTGTATCCGAATTTCGATCCGCAACTGCGCGCCATCGTCATGTGTTCGATTTTCGTGCTGCAGATTCTCGGGCCGTGGCTCGTTTACCGCAGCCTCGCGGTGGTGGCCGAACGGCGCGAAGAGTAG
- the mnmC gene encoding bifunctional tRNA (5-methylaminomethyl-2-thiouridine)(34)-methyltransferase MnmD/FAD-dependent 5-carboxymethylaminomethyl-2-thiouridine(34) oxidoreductase MnmC: protein MTDPLIPAVLAFRDNGTPFSPLYNDIYHSAVGGLDQAHYVFLRGNSLPERWQGRRTFTVLETGFGMGINFLVTWAAWRADSLRCERLHFVSTEKHPFTLDDLRSVYAATLSDPTIAELADALANAWPMLVPGTHRLEFDEGRVVLTLVFADAAESLPALRLRADAFYLDGFSPARNPEIWTPAIFKALARLAGEGATIATYSSAGDIKRALTQNGFEYRKVDGFGWKRAMLVGHFAPRWRVRRYEPPAPLEVRERHAVVIGAGLAGCAVIERLAARGWRVTSLERHASVAQDASGNPAGVFHPMISRDDSVASRVTRAGFLYALRRWAELERAGHRLLRGGPGLLQIAADDDEARAISEAIAAFGYPPDYVTPVSAGDAERLAGTPLTRGGWLFPHGGWIDPASLCAAQLAAAGDHLERRFGVEVERLERSGDQWTVFDTAGNAVVSASVVIVASAHDAARIAGLRYAPTRSIRGQLSLLPPQTVPPLALPVIGEGYAVPLADGVTLTGATYELDDPETSLRADGHRENLERVAQMLPAFEGAIDDAQTASLAGRVAFRCVTSDRMPMIGQLADEAQAAEDAQRLRGAWPLDLPRMDGVYGAFAYGSRGLVWSALGAELIASQIEGEPWPLERDLAEDIDPARFLLRALRQGTVS from the coding sequence ATGACCGATCCGCTGATCCCCGCCGTCCTCGCTTTCCGCGACAACGGCACGCCTTTTTCGCCGCTTTATAACGACATCTATCACAGTGCCGTCGGCGGTCTCGACCAGGCTCACTACGTTTTTCTGCGCGGCAATTCATTGCCCGAACGGTGGCAAGGCCGACGCACGTTCACCGTGCTCGAAACCGGCTTCGGCATGGGCATCAACTTTCTGGTGACGTGGGCCGCCTGGCGCGCCGATTCGTTGCGCTGCGAGCGGCTGCATTTCGTATCGACGGAGAAGCATCCTTTTACGCTCGACGACTTGCGCAGCGTTTATGCCGCGACGCTGTCCGATCCCACGATTGCCGAACTGGCAGACGCGCTCGCCAACGCCTGGCCGATGCTCGTTCCCGGCACGCACCGGCTCGAATTCGACGAAGGGCGCGTCGTGCTCACTCTCGTTTTCGCCGACGCGGCCGAGAGCCTGCCCGCCTTGCGGCTGCGCGCCGACGCGTTCTATCTGGATGGTTTTTCGCCCGCCAGAAATCCCGAAATCTGGACGCCAGCCATCTTCAAGGCGCTCGCAAGGCTGGCGGGCGAGGGCGCGACGATCGCCACCTACAGCAGCGCGGGCGACATCAAACGCGCGCTGACCCAGAACGGCTTCGAATACCGCAAGGTCGACGGATTCGGCTGGAAGCGGGCGATGCTGGTTGGCCACTTTGCGCCGCGTTGGCGGGTGCGCCGCTATGAGCCGCCCGCGCCGCTAGAGGTGCGGGAGCGGCATGCCGTGGTGATCGGCGCCGGACTCGCGGGCTGTGCGGTGATCGAGCGGCTTGCGGCGCGCGGCTGGCGGGTGACGTCGCTGGAACGGCATGCGTCGGTCGCGCAGGATGCGTCAGGCAATCCCGCCGGCGTGTTCCATCCCATGATTTCCCGCGACGACAGCGTTGCGTCACGCGTCACCCGCGCGGGCTTTCTGTACGCGCTCAGGCGCTGGGCCGAACTGGAACGCGCGGGTCATCGTTTGTTGCGAGGCGGCCCCGGCCTGTTGCAGATCGCCGCGGACGACGACGAAGCCCGCGCGATCAGCGAGGCGATCGCCGCGTTCGGTTATCCGCCTGACTATGTGACGCCCGTTTCGGCCGGGGACGCTGAACGGCTCGCGGGCACACCGCTCACGCGCGGCGGATGGCTGTTTCCGCACGGTGGCTGGATCGACCCGGCGTCGCTCTGCGCGGCTCAACTGGCCGCAGCGGGCGATCATCTCGAGCGGCGCTTCGGCGTAGAAGTCGAGCGGCTCGAACGATCCGGCGATCAATGGACGGTATTCGACACCGCCGGTAACGCGGTCGTCAGCGCGTCGGTGGTTATCGTCGCAAGCGCTCACGATGCAGCGCGCATCGCCGGATTGCGCTATGCGCCGACTCGCAGTATCCGCGGCCAATTGAGCTTACTGCCGCCGCAGACGGTGCCCCCGCTCGCGCTACCGGTGATCGGCGAAGGTTATGCGGTGCCGCTTGCCGACGGCGTCACGTTAACCGGCGCGACCTACGAACTCGACGATCCCGAAACATCGTTGCGCGCGGACGGTCATCGGGAAAACCTGGAGCGGGTCGCGCAAATGCTGCCGGCATTCGAAGGCGCGATCGACGATGCGCAGACGGCGTCTCTGGCCGGCCGCGTCGCATTTCGCTGCGTGACGAGCGACCGCATGCCGATGATCGGCCAACTCGCCGACGAAGCTCAGGCGGCCGAAGACGCGCAGCGTTTACGCGGCGCCTGGCCGCTCGATCTACCGCGCATGGATGGCGTATACGGCGCCTTCGCATACGGCTCTCGCGGACTGGTCTGGTCGGCACTCGGCGCGGAACTGATTGCGTCGCAGATCGAAGGCGAGCCGTGGCCGCTGGAACGCGATCTCGCAGAAGACATCGATCCGGCACGTTTCCTCTTGCGCGCCTTGCGGCAGGGAACGGTGAGTTAA